The Flavobacterium sp. K5-23 genome segment TAAGCCAAATAATCGTATTGTGCGATATTTGCAAAATAACTGGCGTGCATTAATGAGAATTGATTGTCTTCTAACCCTATCAATCCTGCGGGATTCCAGTACCCAGAGTTCACATCAGCGGTAGATGCAGTAACTGCATTAGCCATACCTAAGGCGGCGGCATCTACACCAATATTCATAAACTCATTGGAGTATTTTCTAATGGCCTGACCGTAATTGCAGGAGCAAATCAATAGTATTAGAAATAATTGAATTTTTTTCAATCGAATTTTTTTTACAAACCAAAATGGTCGTTTAATTTTTATCAAAAATATAATTTTTTACTGAGCTTATTTCTTCCTTTCAGGATTAAAATACTAAAGTGATGGAGGGAATGAAAATCTGTATTAAAAAACGTAGTACTCATTCACTTATTATGTTAAATTTGTCATCTAAGACCCTTAAAACATAAATCAAAATGAATATAAAGAAACACATACCTAATTTAATTACCTTACTCAATCTTTTATCGGGTTGCATTGCGATTGTTTATGCGGCAAGACTTGAATTTGAAATGGCTTTTTATTTTGTGTGCCTTGGAATATTTTTAGATTTTTTTGATGGCTTTTTTGCCCGATTATTCAAAGTGTCTAGTCCATTGGGCTTGCAATTGGACTCTTTGGCTGATATGGTTACCAGCGGAGTTGTTCCGGGATTTGTGATGTTTTTTTTAATGTCCAAATGTCAAGTGGGAGAGTCGTTTCAGGCTATTTTCCCTTACCTGGGATTCATAATTACTATGGGTTCTTGTTATAGATTAGCCAATTTTAATATTGACACGCGCCAAACTGATTCCTTCATCGGTTTGCCTACGCCCGCTAATACACTTTTTATAATGAGTTTACCTTTAGTTTTAGATCATACGGGCTCTGAGCTTGTATTGGATGCATTGACGAATCCTGGGGTATTATTAGTAATTACACTGGCTAGTGCTTATATCTTGAATGCTGAGATTCCTTTATTTTCTTTAAAAATAAAAAAGTTTAATCTTAAAGACAATGCACTTCAAATTGTCTTTTTAATCTTCTCCTTTTTATTATTGGTTTTCTTTCATTACTTAGCCCTTCCTTTGATTATTATTGGTTATGTTTTATTATCTGTTGTCAATAACAAGCTATTGAAAAATTAGTTTTTTCGAATGGGTAAACAAAGAGTGATTAGGAAAAAAGTGGTTCGTAGAAAAAGCAATAAGAAAGTTTCTTTTTTCTCATTTCTTTTTACAAAATACAGCGTAATAGCTTTTTTGGTTCTCCTTTTTTTGGGTATGGGCTATCATTACCGAAATGGACTGGCTTATTATTTTAGTTTCAAAACGAATAAAGTTCTAAGAGAAAGAGCAGCTGATAAACGACTTTCGGATGTTCGTAATATTCAGGTTTTACAAAATCACTC includes the following:
- a CDS encoding phosphatidylcholine/phosphatidylserine synthase; this encodes MNIKKHIPNLITLLNLLSGCIAIVYAARLEFEMAFYFVCLGIFLDFFDGFFARLFKVSSPLGLQLDSLADMVTSGVVPGFVMFFLMSKCQVGESFQAIFPYLGFIITMGSCYRLANFNIDTRQTDSFIGLPTPANTLFIMSLPLVLDHTGSELVLDALTNPGVLLVITLASAYILNAEIPLFSLKIKKFNLKDNALQIVFLIFSFLLLVFFHYLALPLIIIGYVLLSVVNNKLLKN